In Vicia villosa cultivar HV-30 ecotype Madison, WI linkage group LG7, Vvil1.0, whole genome shotgun sequence, the DNA window attaattaaatatacacTAAATAGattaaaattgatatattaatttaaatcaaatgaGCACTccaataagatgaaaaaaaaaaagacagcACAAAGATATTTTTACACGGTTAATCAATCACCACaatgtattcaattaaaatatttttttaagtgatATGGTAGATTAATGACTTTCTATTGGATgaatgcactaccttttaacttaACAATAAGAGAAATCACAAAAAAACATGTTTAATTTATGGTCACAAATAAATGAAATCACAAtaactttaaattaaaaaatattaaatcaaaataaataatcaacataaaaaagagatatttttaggttaaaattgacaaaactttttttttttttatagaaaaatttcagtgtaaaaaacatccggaatcaattctagaggcaaaagctataaattttgggtctgtttgtttcagctttaaaaaaatagattttctctttgtatttttgaaaatagattttctaaaactgtttttcaaaatattacaagtttttttatatttgttttttctaaaatgaaacacttaatttgacatcctataacataaacatacatgactgaagaccaaaacttaggcaaaatcataattttttcaaaaagttgtatttcaaagatgatttttatgaaaatctatttgaaatagcttcaaaattaagtgattttttgaaattttgatatccaaatttttttcccataaatagatgaaatacctaaaatcacattttaagaatgattattcaaacaaaattttcatttgaagcttttataaaaaatttcttttgtaaaaatttttttcacaaaatttgatcacactataaaaatcatttttaaaaaaagccaaaacaaacgggccctctAGCTTCAAGTAAAATTAATTATGGAGACATAATCAATTTTACTTTTACCTAaacaaacatcttaaaattactcaaaatcaattctacatctCTAGAAGTGCTTTTGGCCTTtccaaaagccaaaccaaacatgcaTTAGTCTCTTAACTTCACTTTTATTATACTATTTGGTCTTTTTCGTCAATTTGTAGCAAAAAATACTTTAAATTCTGGTAACGTGGATATACAACAAAGCTCTAGGTTCAAATACTTATAATATGAAATAGAGCTTACGCTTTAGCTTTTTAGAGGATGAACAACCTGAAAGTTAAGTGAAAATCCTACTTATTATGTAAATGTTTAGTCACATTTAGATCTTGAGTCTTGTACATTCATGTTATgataatttaacttttttttttgtcagactttttttttttgcaccgGTTCCGACCTATATAGTAGATCGACTAATTCAACTCGTGCTACGGAGTTTCTGCCAGAAATTAAACTCGACATTCTCCGAATATCGTGCTTTATAGAGATTCGTTTGCCACTCGAATCCAAACACTTGGTTAATGTCAGACTTTGATATAATGAaccaaataaaataacaaaaatgaaattatGAGGCTAcattataacattttttttaattaaaagactaaaatgaaatattaaattaAGAAAGTTAAGGAAGTTGAGTAGTATTAAATATGTCTATAATTAAATTCCAAACTGCcctctaaaataaaaatacatttaatgTAATAATTAAAAAGTTAACTAGAGCAGAGACACAAATATTGAAGCAAAATAAAATAGAGAGACAGTTGGTTTTGGGGTCCCTCATTTTGTGTCCTTATCTCCAACCTTTTTGTCTTTGTTCCTTTCTGGTCCGGTTTCTACTTGTTCATTCTCCACTTTTATACCTTTATCACTCCCCCACTTGCTTCACtcatgtcttcttcttcttcctcctcatcctcttcttcttcctcctcctcATCATCACAACCAAATGTCACTTCTCACATCCAACCTTCTCCTCCTCCTCCTACTGATAACATTGACGCCCCTTCTTCCTCTCGTCAACGCTCCATGAATAATGAAGTCTGGCTTGAACCTGTTGTCGAAGCATTAGCCACTCAGGTTGCCATTGATGCTTCTCATTTTCATGGCCGTCTTTCTGCTGCTTCTGCTCTCGCCATTATTTTTCAGGtcacatttttatttattcttgaataatatttttattttgtttttcttgaatctattaatatttcaaataatgGAATCTCAAGCATGTGTAAGTGTTAGCTTTTTCAGTTCCGAAAATGGACAAATTATTGGTCAAGTCAAACATTATGCAATGCAACCTGCAGAGATAACGcagattctttttcattttcgtatatatattatatatagaaattattctattttatcaataaaatattcaaaaagtgATATATAAAGTAAGCTTGTTGTCCCAaccatattatttttttaataaattatataattttttttaagcaaagtagtATAAACCAAAAATGTAAAGAAAAAGAATACTACTTGAACCTATTAGtgaaaaattaaatacataaGTTACTATAGAGATTATGGTTATTAAGATGCTTTGAAGCATCCTAGAAAAAACTGTTCCTTAAAAACGGCTACTTTTACGTGGGTCATTTTCTAAACTAAATGTGTGTCCCTTTcatgaaaaggttttttttttttttgcttcttgttgttgttctgTCTCTGGTATAATGAAAAGGAGATAAATTGGGTTTGAATTTTGATGTTACCCTTTCTTGGCATGGATCTTTTTTTGACTcaactttttaaatattctagCTATATAGGCTAACAAATCCATGGTATACCTTTTTTTCTATCTAAAAACATCTTGTTACTAGCTTTTTTACTTTGTTTCAGAACCATTGTTTTCTTAAATTACACAAGGAGGGAACATATGAATAGTGATTCATGTCTCAAGATACTATAGTGTCCTTacaactatattattattattattattattattattattattattattattattattattattattattattattattattattattattattattattattattattattattattattattattttttaataattaaaataggtcatatataaatataagccaatttgaaagaaaaaaatatttcttattatttttattttacttattgtTTTTTAATAGATGGagctttgaaaatatttaaaattggGTTCAGCTGTAGTTTCTGTCAGGTTGCATAATTCGtgactattttattaaataatattatttacattgactgtattataaaacaatttatctttttaaatttatttaagtgAGTTGAGAGTGTGATACAACTTTTCTTTAGCTACTTGGATTTTTCCCTAAGATTATATTCGTAGAAATCTGTAACTGGGTTGGATCTGATCTGGTGGAAGAAGTCAGGTTCAGTCTTCAGTGTTCAATGGCTATCCTAAATAAATTCTTTAGCATCATTttgtaaacaaaattttaaataaattaaaaattaaaactaaatatttttacCAAAAGAGTGTATATAGAGAAAAGAATAcctcaattaaattttttataatgtaCTAtcaatatattacatatattataattataattataaagtaGAAGACATTTTAGAAGATCAacctataaaataaataaattaaactcagtactcaaatttataaaaaatttcaaattaaacctttatcatttttatttaaaaagtaatttaaaaatagtaaataaataaagaaaattaattcTTATTGTAAATAATAAGGTCCAATGTTGGGCAAAATAAATGAGTAAATAAAAAGTTAGATTATTTTTTGGAATTTCAAATTTAACAGAGTGAAATTCGATggaatgaatattttatttcatttgttttgatagttttatttgaaatgtaataaaaatgttattctattcccaataaaacaaataaaacaaaaatatagggAAGTTGATTGTTTTATAGatttttaatatatgaaaatattagATAAAAAGTTTTTATTAAAAGGGACTTTGTgagcataataataataataataataataatataataataatggaCAATTGTTTAGATTATGTATAAAATCCAAAAGTCACATGGAGTCCAATTCTTGCCATGGTAAACCCATTCTCTTTGTATCTACTACTTATGCCCTCTCATTAGGTTATTTCCCAAAATAATTAAAAGTGTTTATACTTACATATAAGACTATTTGCGAATTAGTACTAAAATCCTTTAGTaagactattttaaaaaaaagtacatTTCTTGTAAATTGTAAgtagaaataaataataatttagtaataaAAACACACATTATTTCACCCTACTTATTTTGAATTTACCTAACATCATTCTAAAAGTGAAATAATTTAGTAATAAAAACATTGTCTTAAAAATGTTTGTTTGTGGAACATGTAGCTAGCAACATGACTGGATATTTGTCTTTTGGCTTGTTGGAAGTGTTTTTGTTGAAGTAGATAGATTCGATGGTTGAAACAACACAGAGCATTGACCATTACCTTTATTGGAAATGAAAGTGAAATATTTCTTGGGAGCCACACCACCTAGCTTACCTTTCATTTCATAATTGATAATACCATatagttttaatatttttcatttcattttcataCACACGCCTACATCAACAGTCACTAGTAGTAAGATTTTTATTTTTGACCTATGCTTTGGACCACATCATATCATATTACTATTATTTTCTAGGGCTATATCATAGCTCATGCATTGAACTATCTCATCCAAACTCCTCCTTTTGATCATATAACATTACAGAATATCTTTTCCATATCTTATGATTCCAAATATATCTTTATATATTCACATGTTGCAACTTCATTTTTATCTGTCACCATCTCACTTTTTCCTTCTTAATTGGAACATACACAACAGAATCTTGGATATTCTTCATCACTCAATCCCCTCATTTTAGATATTTTAGATATACATATACTCACTATTTCTATATGACATGATATTCTTTGGtatcaaaataatataatcaaattaattaaaaattaataatctaTCATAATTTTCTTGATAtggtttttgatgttttttatgaTTGGAAAAATGCATGCAGGTTTGTTCAACATGGAGGGAAGTGTCACGCTCGGATCTACTGTGGCAGAGGCTCACGAGACGCATCTGGCGCAGAACCTATAGATTGAGAGACACGTGGCAGCTAGAGTACATCTACTGGCATCGAACGGCTAGGAACTTCACAACAGGTAGACACGCTTTAGTTGTCCCACAATATGATCCAGGAGATCCTCACCAAACCCTCATCTGCCGTTGTCTCACTCTCTCCGACACTCACCTCGCCTGCGGCTTCGTCGACGGCACGGTTCGGCTATTCGATCTCACCACCGGTGCACACATTACAACCTTCTGGTCGAATCACGGTCATCTATTTGGTCCGTTCTCGCAATCCGTTTCGGGGATAGTAATTGCAAATTCCAACCTCACAACCATTGCGTTTGCGAGGTTAGATGGAGATGTGTACGTCGCGTTTATGAACAGGTCTGACATAATGCCCGGACCTATTGCAGCGCGACGTGCAATCTCCGGAGATGTTGTTAATAACGGAGTATTGGTGGAATTCGCGGGGTGTAGTCGTTGGTGGGTTGGTTTATTCGCCGGTCATGCCGGCGGGGCTTTTCAAATATGGGACGCGCTAACAGAACAGCGCGTGTTCGTTGGTGGTTCGTTAACCGATCCAGAAACGGTTCAAGGATGGCATATGTTAACCGAGTTAGTTGAACCGGTGGGTCGAGTAAGGGTAACAGAAAGAGAGTTTGTTGTTGCATGCACGAGTTCAAGATTGGTTTGTTTCAGCTTAAGAAACCCGGAGGTTTTATTACGTGACGTGGGGTCCACCACAGGTTTTGTTGTTGGTTCGTTGGATGTATGTCACGAGGTTTTTGTTGTGGTGGAAAGAAACGGTGTTGGAACGGTTAGGCGCGTGGGAGGTTTCGAGCGCGTGAGTAGTTTTAGTTTAAGAGGTTCGTGGTTGAGGGGTTTGTTGGGGTGCATGAATTTGGGGTATGTTATAACGTATTCTGGAGGGTCTGGTTTGTTGAGGGTTTGGGATATTCACGAGCGTAGGGCACGGTTGTGCATCACGCTCGGTGTTAGAGATGGCGGAGAAGGACAAGTTCATGGGAATAGTATGGTTGCGAATCAAACTCATGTGGCTATCTCTTCTAATGACTCTTCAATACATTTACTGGATTTTAGTGTACAGTGAAATAACATTTGGATAATTTATCTATTTGTAGGAGGATTATTATATCCTCACATTCAttattaaaactttaaaatattcctttttttatttaatatctaAAAAATCACATCTATTGTTATTGTCATTTTATCTTGTTCATTGCAtaagtttatcattttttattatttttagtgtATTACTATCAGTTGGCGCTTATATATACAGTTGATTTACtgtcttatttataagcaaattctAAAAATTTCAGACTTTAAAATGTTCAAATTCTTATTAGATATAATGACCCTGGTAGGAAACACAAGTTTCTTTTGCAGTATAAAataatcttttatatatatatatatatatatatatatatatatatatatatatatatatatatatatatatatatatatatatatccttgacctgatatcatatttttttataatgatcAAATATTGTCGTGATACttgtaaatatattatttttattaacaaaATGGTAATTctgaattttattaaataattttttaatcatgtgtatatataaataacataaataatatatgaataatatatgttgattatttaataaatttataaaaataattattagaattaaGGCACCAGAATATATTCTATTTATCCGAATGAATATcatttaatttgtaaaaattattAAACTACAATATTGtcaaaaatatcataattttctcaaaatatattattagttTGAAGGCAGCATACATATAGTATTTTTTTTGACAGGGCATACCTATAGTATTAATTAAAGAATAAAGTTGacaaaaattatataaacaattggCGATGAATATCATTTCTAAGAAtaattatttgttaaaataacatttattttaaaatgaaataagatCATTAACTACAGATAGAGTTTTTCAATCTTaataaataaagaatataatttgTCATTGAACATTGGAATATATAGGTTTTTGGTTTTACTAATATAGTATAGTTTTTTTTACAGTCAAATGGCAATGACCATTGTCACGCTTTTCTTGGGTAATGAAAtacaaaatttgttttgaaagcATGCTTTGATTTTATCCTTTGCATATATACTCATATATACACTCACACGTGCATACATATAAGAAGTGATGGGTCATAGAGACTTTACAAATTTCAAATTGATTCATTAGCATGGCATCATTATCATGTAGAACTTGAACACATTTTATTCTAACCTAGTTCTTTAATATAGTATAATATCACGCTTCAAACTGTATATCTTCTGATTCAAAATCAAATCTCCATTCAGAGAGCACTGAGTCAAAGTATGAATCTGCCATACTAGTACATTATACCaccattattctttattttcggTTCTGGTGAGGGTCAATTTGTAGTATTTACATACATTTATTAGAGTAGTatttatcatcatcatcacgTATGCAAAACCAGTACAAATTTCGGTTTTATTCTTAACATGTTGGTTATAACAATGTTTCTATTACTCTAGGGAAGTAGATATTATTCTTAAATTCATGACAAATACTGTTCATTACGTAACTAATGAAAAGGACACTGCAATTTCTGTAACTAAGTACACACGAAATTaaatatatactccctccgtctcataataagtgtctcatttgcattttttccttgtctcaaattaattgtccatttacaattccaatgcatcaatcattattatttttccactattatacccctatttattaactttcacgttattcaactactattaataggggtattctagtaaatgacattaacttttttactaaaaccaacacatccaatcattttcttaaaaaccgcgcattgctcaaataggacatttattatgagacggagggagtatgtaTTTTTCTTGAATGTTCCGTTAAGTCAATTCAATTGATAGTTTTGCAGAGATATCTAATAGCAACACATAAATTTAAatatacaatatataaataataatgaaagaATTCTTTATTGGGTagttgaaaaaatataaaaaaaaaaattggagagAATAAATGAAAGACAAAGAGAGATAGACAGCAAGGTGGTAGGTCTAGTACTGCTCTCTAGTGCCTAGTCTCTCCTGCTTCTATCTCAAACCTTGTCTGTCTGTCATTGTGTCTGATACATCTATAACCTATATCTGTTGCTACTATATTTACATTCATAATTGAATAACATAGCTATATACCTATTTATAGCTAGCCCTGTGTAATTTCTGATCATATATTATGAATAATAGTAAAATTTGCTTGCTTTGCTGGTTGCCTCAAACTTGGCTGGCTGCATCTTCGAGGTGAGGCTGAAGCTCTCATTTACTATACGCGCATGGGATAGAATTAATTGATTGAGAATGGAATATAGTTTCTCAGTTTCTGACTATTATGACTTTCCAACTTCATCATCTTAATATGAAAATTATGTCTTCATCCCAACAACCTCTTCTGCCTCTCTAATGAATTTATTGCTTCATCActtgaattttttaaataaattctcaCTACTGTTTTCCAAAAATAATACACATGGTTTCTTATTATTGAATTTAATGTTGTTTCAAAGTTTTACTATGATGATTCCACTTTTTATCATGTTAATTATTGTCTTTAATTGTAAAACTTATTTGTACTTTTTATATCTCTTTTTAAATAAATGCTGTCCTTTGAACTTTTATCGTATATCCAAGTAAATAgtaattttttttgttctttaatattgtatattttaataaaataactcagctcaattattatttaaaaactaattatatataatattttattccttAAATTTGAATGATTATAATAGTAATTATAAAAAGTGGGTGATATATATTTTAACAAATTATATATTTCAACAACTTTTTGATAAAAGTACATTTTATAATAACTGATGGTGTGAATATTATAGTATGAAAATATTTCTTGAACACAAAAATCTAACTCAAcactagaaaaaaaaattaagaatgtaGTCCATGAAATTTAATTCTTATTTTGATAtggtaatttaaatttttttttgagtttgtcttttatattaaattttatttacaatGTTGACTTTGTGATTTGAAACATTGCTCATGACTAAAGATattcttttaacatttttatttgttttatatgaCGTTGTTGTTTATTATCCAAAATGGATGATCCTCTTTGTCATTGATATaattagagctgtcaaatgggCCGATCCGGCCCGGTGGACCAACGTGTTTTAATGGGTTGGTCCGACCCAACCCAACTGTTAAATAGGCCACATAAAATGAGTCTGACCTATTTTTCAAAGGCCCGTGCGGCCCGATGGGCCAGCCCGGCccgtattttaatattataa includes these proteins:
- the LOC131617750 gene encoding transcriptional regulator STERILE APETALA produces the protein MSSSSSSSSSSSSSSSSSQPNVTSHIQPSPPPPTDNIDAPSSSRQRSMNNEVWLEPVVEALATQVAIDASHFHGRLSAASALAIIFQVCSTWREVSRSDLLWQRLTRRIWRRTYRLRDTWQLEYIYWHRTARNFTTGRHALVVPQYDPGDPHQTLICRCLTLSDTHLACGFVDGTVRLFDLTTGAHITTFWSNHGHLFGPFSQSVSGIVIANSNLTTIAFARLDGDVYVAFMNRSDIMPGPIAARRAISGDVVNNGVLVEFAGCSRWWVGLFAGHAGGAFQIWDALTEQRVFVGGSLTDPETVQGWHMLTELVEPVGRVRVTEREFVVACTSSRLVCFSLRNPEVLLRDVGSTTGFVVGSLDVCHEVFVVVERNGVGTVRRVGGFERVSSFSLRGSWLRGLLGCMNLGYVITYSGGSGLLRVWDIHERRARLCITLGVRDGGEGQVHGNSMVANQTHVAISSNDSSIHLLDFSVQ